In a single window of the Pontibacter russatus genome:
- the moaC gene encoding cyclic pyranopterin monophosphate synthase MoaC, with amino-acid sequence MSEFSHLDEKGKAMMVDVGGKQVTQRTATARCTVVLPREVLEKLNEGDIQTKKGSVFQIATIAGIMGAKKTGDLIPLCHPLGLDNCQIELHLNEQQELVIDCTASITAKTGVEMEALVGASVAALTVYDMCKALSHDIVIKETKLLAKTGGKRDFKRA; translated from the coding sequence ATGAGTGAATTTTCGCACCTGGATGAGAAGGGGAAAGCCATGATGGTGGATGTGGGCGGCAAGCAGGTAACGCAGCGCACCGCCACCGCCCGATGCACGGTGGTGCTGCCGCGCGAGGTACTGGAGAAACTGAACGAAGGCGATATCCAGACCAAAAAGGGATCGGTGTTCCAGATTGCCACGATCGCCGGCATCATGGGCGCGAAGAAAACAGGCGACCTGATTCCGCTTTGCCACCCGCTGGGCCTCGACAACTGCCAGATAGAACTCCACCTGAACGAACAGCAGGAACTGGTGATTGACTGCACCGCCAGCATCACGGCAAAAACAGGCGTGGAGATGGAGGCGCTGGTAGGAGCCTCGGTGGCCGCCCTGACGGTATATGACATGTGCAAGGCCCTGAGCCACGACATCGTTATCAAGGAAACGAAGCTGCTAGCAAAAACAGGAGGGAAGCGTGACTTTAAAAGAGCATAA